A single region of the Pseudodesulfovibrio sp. JC047 genome encodes:
- a CDS encoding glycosyltransferase family 39 protein, with product MYDWTNIKNFFEKRYVLLWVNILFLISFSLFFRFLTSNVVESGGDAIYKWSIVKQYVLFGEVPFQLNHHACRWAINIPLFLLQKVFGTAPKFYYIWPFVTSTLSALFAFLLLEKVRTWRLGLVAAILLIFSDPMLRQGTQLLPMGTVVPFVLLALYFLIRWRDKKDKFNIVISAFFLFIAYGAKITTVYYIPAFLSLLYLFSDDKKNFVRNGVCFLSVFVVFFAVETFFFNTLTCSSFGRMELIQDSHRPIRAINLATNTWQSCSSSLLQYLANFLVYFKYPGRAPAVLYYSTIIVAVIALNKKWNDISITAVPFLFGFLGHAYAVTSIFPFTRPERVLFRYQSVVFELALLTILLFLSAPRFNKSALKCLSSSNRKDQVIRSIFFFALFIPITVNAVKRIHLDTGYMQTNRTMSLVRGAKEEGNPVYILQGETERESIKRIIKFRALYTNERYFGRTPYNRVHNIHLTDFPSIIRDGDSYMLVDSNGYVGDLETKAILLDRY from the coding sequence ATGTATGATTGGACAAATATTAAGAATTTTTTTGAAAAACGATATGTTTTATTGTGGGTAAATATTTTATTTTTGATATCTTTTTCTTTGTTTTTTCGTTTTTTGACTTCCAATGTGGTCGAAAGTGGAGGCGATGCCATTTATAAATGGTCAATTGTTAAACAGTATGTCCTTTTTGGCGAAGTCCCCTTTCAATTGAATCACCATGCATGCCGATGGGCCATTAATATTCCACTTTTTTTGCTTCAGAAAGTTTTTGGAACTGCCCCTAAATTCTATTATATATGGCCTTTTGTTACTTCTACTTTGTCTGCGCTTTTTGCTTTTTTGTTGTTGGAGAAAGTACGTACGTGGCGATTGGGATTAGTCGCAGCTATTTTGCTGATTTTTTCGGACCCCATGCTGCGCCAGGGGACTCAACTTTTACCCATGGGGACGGTTGTACCCTTTGTGCTGTTAGCTCTCTATTTCTTAATCCGTTGGCGAGACAAAAAAGATAAATTCAATATAGTTATCAGTGCTTTTTTCCTTTTTATCGCATATGGAGCAAAAATCACAACTGTTTACTATATTCCAGCGTTTCTTTCTCTTTTATATCTGTTTTCGGATGACAAGAAAAATTTTGTTCGTAATGGTGTTTGTTTTTTAAGTGTGTTCGTAGTTTTTTTTGCTGTTGAAACCTTTTTTTTCAATACATTGACTTGCAGTTCTTTCGGCAGAATGGAGCTTATCCAAGATTCGCATCGTCCGATTCGTGCTATTAATCTTGCAACCAATACATGGCAGTCTTGTTCAAGTTCTTTATTGCAGTATTTGGCAAATTTCTTGGTCTATTTTAAGTATCCTGGTCGGGCTCCAGCTGTATTATACTATTCAACAATTATCGTTGCGGTGATCGCACTGAATAAAAAGTGGAATGACATATCTATTACAGCGGTTCCTTTTTTATTTGGTTTTTTGGGACATGCGTACGCTGTTACGTCTATTTTCCCTTTCACTCGACCTGAACGAGTGCTTTTTCGGTATCAGTCCGTTGTATTCGAATTGGCACTTTTAACCATTTTGTTGTTTTTGTCGGCTCCCCGGTTTAACAAGTCCGCCTTGAAATGTTTGAGTTCATCGAACAGGAAAGATCAAGTCATTCGAAGTATTTTTTTCTTTGCTTTGTTTATTCCCATTACGGTAAACGCAGTGAAACGTATTCATTTGGACACAGGTTATATGCAGACAAATCGCACCATGAGTCTTGTTCGCGGAGCCAAAGAAGAAGGCAACCCTGTGTATATTCTTCAAGGAGAAACTGAACGAGAATCGATTAAACGTATAATCAAATTCCGTGCACTTTATACAAATGAGCGGTATTTCGGAAGAACGCCATATAACCGTGTGCATAATATCCATCTCACAGATTTTCCTTCTATTATCAGGGATGGAGATTCTTATATGTTGG